The genomic stretch TCATTGTTATTTGTGTTAAATATATTTTTTATATTTATTTTTAATATTTCAGTTTTATCTAATGATATAGCCTGTATAGATGATATTTTATTAGCAGAAAATGCTAATGCTTCTGCAAATATATCTCCATAATTTAATATATTCACTATATTTTTTCTAGTATCATCATATTCTTTTGAAATTTCTACTTTTCCTTTTAAGATAATATATATGCTGTCAATTTTATCTCCTGCATCTATTATAATATTATCTTTATCAAAATACTTTTTTTCAGATTTGAAATCTTCTAACAGAACTATTATCTGTTTATCATTCATATTGCAAAATAGATTTGATTTTTTTATTATGTCTATATATTTTTCCATATTAAAAACTAATATTTTTTATATATAGTAATATTTTTTTATAAAAAATCAATATGTATATAAAATTTCTGTATTATGTGTGTATTTTTTATATTAATATTATTAAATGTTATTACTTAAAGTATTTTAGCATATATTTTTAGTTAGAAATTTCATTTTTTTTATGGTGAATTGTATTAAATTGTAATATTTTCTATTTTTTAATTGACATTATAAATTTATTTGACTATAATATAATTGTTCACGTGAACAAAATATTATTTATAGGAGAACAAAACTATGGCTTGGCATTGGTTTGACTGGGTAGTCATCGGACTATACTTTGTTGTAATGTTTTTAATTGGTATGTTCT from Brachyspira murdochii DSM 12563 encodes the following:
- a CDS encoding Crp/Fnr family transcriptional regulator, with amino-acid sequence MEKYIDIIKKSNLFCNMNDKQIIVLLEDFKSEKKYFDKDNIIIDAGDKIDSIYIILKGKVEISKEYDDTRKNIVNILNYGDIFAEALAFSANKISSIQAISLDKTEILKINIKNIFNTNNNDKNIFLQNLLMVISDKNKFLAFKNDILSQKSLRSKIILYLKYMSNIQKSRNIVIPYNRDKLAEFISADRSALSRELNRLSKENIIKLDGSKITIIKL